The Prunus persica cultivar Lovell unplaced genomic scaffold, Prunus_persica_NCBIv2 scaffold_60, whole genome shotgun sequence region AGAACAATGTGGTTCCCATGATTGTTACCACAGGAACTGCAACTCTGCTACACTTGCTTATCTGTTGGCTTCTGGTATACAAGACCAGCCTTGGATATAAAGGTGCGGCTGTGGCAAACTGCATCGCATATTGGATCAATgcattgttattgtttctttATGTCAGATTCTCTCCCTCTTGTAAGCACACATGGACTGGATTCTCAAAGGAGGCCTTTCACGGAATTCTCAGTTTTCTTAAACTATCCATTCCTTCAGCTGTAATGATCAGGTAACCTTTTGAGATTTAAAATGAATAAGAAATGTGGTCATTTGAAATTTCACAATGTGAACTTACTATTGTTGGTTGATGGTTTTATATGTCTCTGTGAACAGCTTAGAAATGTGGTGCTTTGAAATGATGGTCCTCTTATCTGGTCTTCTTCCTAATCCAAAGCTTGAAACCTCAGTCCTGTCAATCAGGTTTTCATTTGACCCTAAGCAATGACAATATAACAGTATCAATTCTAAGAGCTGTTATTGACACTCAAAACAGTCATCGTGCACTCTCCCCCCGGTGCAATTTCAAATGAGCCCAgtgttattttgaaatgcCAATGACAGCTTCCAAAATTTTGATTGCTAAGTAATAAAAACTGAAGCAGAAAGACTGATTACTAACCGATTGTGACATATTCACACAGCTTTAACACATGTGCACTGACTTACATGATCCCCCTCGGACTGGGTGGTGCAGCAAGGTGAGTTTATGGCTACATTTATTTTGCATATTTTCTCAACAATCCTTTTCTATTCTTCTATTATTTTCTGTTAGCACAAGGGTTTCAAATGAATTGGGTGCTGGGAAACCACGACTAGCCCGTCTTGCCGTATGTGTCACACTCTCCATGGTTGTTACTGAAGGCATTGTGGTTGTTGCTGTCATGATATTGGGTCGAAAAGTTTGGGGCTACTGTTACACCACAGATAAAGAAGTTGTGGAATATGTTGGAGAAATATTACTGTGGGTTGCAATATCCCAATTTTTTGATGGAATTCAATCTGTTCTTTCAGGTCtgacatttttcttcaaatactTCTTCCATCACAGTATAATTTCTCATTTGAAACTGGGTTTGCAAACCTTTTGTGTAATAGGCAttcgaaaaaaaaattcatttcagGGCATCCTCTGTGAAAGATTGAGATAACTTTATTAGTTGCTTATCATCTTATAATTGATTGATTGACAAAATGTTACTTCCAATTATAATTTCAGGTGTCATAAGAGGAAGTGGGCAGCAAAAGATTGGAGCTTATGTTAATCTTGGAGCTTATTATCTTATAGGCATTCCTATCTCAGTTATATTAGCTTTTGTCCTGCACATTGGAGGGAAGGTAACTGGATCTTTCTCCCCTGctcatttatttattcaaatttatatTCCACATTCTTAATCTTCCAtagaaaatttttttttaaaaaattttttttaggatTATACTTTGGCATATTAATTTCAAGTCAACATGTTCTTCACAGGGTCTTTGGATTGGAATTACTGTGGCTCTGTTTGTGCAAGCAGTATCTCTTTCAATCATAGTCACATGCACTAACTGGGAAAAAGAAGTAAAGTGGCTTGCCATGTTCTGTTTCATGTATGAATATGTGCTACATTCATCTCATACTCCTTTTTCATGCCTTCTGTAGGTGAAGAAAGCTTCTGATAGAGTGCACAAGACAATGGCTGTGACAGATGCAGCATCGTAAAACAGATGCAGAAGTCCTGATCATATCTGGATTGGGTCcttaagagaaaaaagaaagaaagaacggaGTAACTAATGAAGGATCTAGCCCTTATTTGTGTGCCTAATGATGTCCTCTGTGGAAGACATTTCAAGCCGTATCAGAAGCCGAAGGCGACGAATCTCCAATGATTAAACATTTGATTTGTAT contains the following coding sequences:
- the LOC18769013 gene encoding protein DETOXIFICATION 16, translated to MNAEEQAGDLKSLPFADQEHDYQERKGQQLTRDEFFVEVKKQLLLVGPLVSSNFLLFCIQVVSVMYVGHLGELALSGASMATSFASVTGISLMIGMGSALDTFCGQSYGAKQYHMLGIHMQRAMIVLLLVSIPLAVVWANTGFILEFLGQDPEISAAAGEFACYMIPSLFAYAILQCHSRFLQTQNNVVPMIVTTGTATLLHLLICWLLVYKTSLGYKGAAVANCIAYWINALLLFLYVRFSPSCKHTWTGFSKEAFHGILSFLKLSIPSAVMISLEMWCFEMMVLLSGLLPNPKLETSVLSISFNTCALTYMIPLGLGGAASTRVSNELGAGKPRLARLAVCVTLSMVVTEGIVVVAVMILGRKVWGYCYTTDKEVVEYVGEILLWVAISQFFDGIQSVLSGVIRGSGQQKIGAYVNLGAYYLIGIPISVILAFVLHIGGKGLWIGITVALFVQAVSLSIIVTCTNWEKEVKKASDRVHKTMAVTDAAS